In Paraflavitalea devenefica, the following are encoded in one genomic region:
- a CDS encoding outer membrane protein assembly factor BamB family protein, with translation MKKTFLLLCLLGVAALLPAQIKPFRFVHISDTHIGSPNGSAEEDLRRTVRDINAMNDVAFVIITGDITELGTDSQLQLAKQLFDSLQVKYYIIPGNHDSGWSESGGVSFTTIFGYDKFLFDYNGVRFIGCASGPYVRMSDGHIPRNAVVWLDEVLKKTDKQQPIIFCNHYPLDNGLDNWYEATNRLKQYNTILAICGHGHNNRPMNFEDIPAVMGRSNLRAKAAVGGYNLVDVRPDSIVYTERRPGVETLQPWTKVAVQAHQYAVPSKKFERPDYAINQQYARVKPKWTIASDANVISTPAVYKEHVIFGNQNGEVVALDLKNGKRQWSFPTKGSIFSSPAVKEDKVVLGSGDGKVYCLDVKNGKQLWAYTTGAAVLGCPAISGDTVFIGGSDHSFLALGLNDGQLRWKYDSLNGPVVSTPLLYEDKVIFGAWDTYLHAVDRQSGKLLWKWNPGSAVINFSPASCIPVAVDGVVYVVTPNRTITAIDAQTGATLWRNTETRVRESIGISNDGKWVYGKTMQDTLVAYAASRESQRPAWVMHAGFGYEHVPSMLIEKEGQIFFGTRSGVVYAIDPAQRKVIWAHKIDNSMVNTVRVLDSKHIIASTMDGKVVLLEVK, from the coding sequence ATGAAAAAGACATTCCTGCTTCTATGTTTACTGGGTGTGGCAGCACTCCTGCCGGCACAGATCAAACCCTTTCGTTTTGTTCATATCAGTGACACGCACATCGGCTCTCCCAACGGCAGTGCAGAAGAAGACCTGCGCCGTACTGTACGGGATATCAATGCCATGAATGATGTAGCGTTCGTCATCATCACCGGTGATATTACAGAGCTGGGAACAGATAGTCAGCTTCAACTGGCCAAACAACTCTTTGATAGCCTGCAGGTAAAATACTATATCATTCCGGGTAATCATGATAGTGGCTGGAGTGAAAGTGGCGGCGTCAGCTTTACTACCATCTTTGGGTACGATAAATTCCTGTTTGATTATAACGGCGTTCGTTTCATTGGTTGCGCTTCCGGTCCTTATGTGCGCATGAGCGATGGGCATATTCCACGCAATGCCGTAGTATGGCTGGATGAGGTATTGAAAAAAACGGATAAGCAGCAACCTATTATATTCTGCAACCACTATCCGCTCGACAATGGCCTGGACAACTGGTATGAGGCCACCAACCGATTAAAGCAATACAACACCATACTGGCCATTTGTGGCCATGGCCATAACAACAGGCCTATGAATTTTGAAGATATCCCTGCTGTGATGGGTCGCTCCAACCTGCGCGCCAAAGCAGCAGTAGGTGGTTACAACCTGGTGGATGTGCGCCCTGATTCTATTGTCTATACAGAGCGCCGCCCTGGCGTGGAAACGCTGCAGCCGTGGACAAAGGTAGCCGTGCAGGCACACCAGTATGCCGTGCCTTCCAAAAAGTTTGAACGGCCCGATTATGCCATCAATCAGCAATATGCCCGGGTAAAGCCCAAATGGACCATCGCCTCTGATGCCAATGTTATTTCCACGCCTGCTGTATACAAAGAGCACGTCATCTTCGGTAACCAGAATGGGGAAGTAGTGGCCCTCGATTTAAAGAATGGAAAACGTCAATGGTCATTCCCTACAAAAGGCTCTATCTTTTCCTCTCCGGCAGTAAAAGAGGATAAAGTAGTATTGGGATCGGGCGATGGGAAGGTCTATTGTCTCGATGTAAAGAACGGCAAACAACTTTGGGCCTATACTACGGGAGCGGCTGTATTGGGTTGTCCGGCTATATCCGGCGATACGGTATTTATTGGTGGCAGTGATCATTCCTTCCTTGCATTGGGATTGAATGATGGCCAACTGCGCTGGAAATACGATAGCCTGAACGGGCCGGTGGTAAGTACGCCGTTATTATATGAAGATAAAGTGATCTTCGGCGCCTGGGATACCTATTTGCATGCTGTAGACCGGCAAAGTGGCAAGCTGCTGTGGAAATGGAATCCCGGCTCTGCTGTCATCAACTTTTCTCCGGCATCCTGTATACCGGTGGCCGTGGATGGCGTAGTATATGTGGTAACGCCCAATCGTACGATAACAGCTATTGATGCGCAAACAGGCGCTACGCTCTGGCGCAATACAGAAACCCGTGTGCGGGAGTCCATTGGCATTTCCAATGATGGCAAATGGGTGTATGGCAAAACCATGCAGGACACCCTGGTAGCTTATGCCGCCAGCCGCGAATCGCAACGTCCGGCCTGGGTAATGCATGCAGGGTTTGGCTATGAGCATGTGCCTTCCATGCTCATTGAAAAAGAAGGGCAGATATTCTTTGGTACACGCAGTGGCGTAGTATATGCTATTGATCCGGCCCAGCGGAAAGTAATATGGGCACATAAAATTGATAACTCGATGGTCAATACGGTACGGGTATTGGACAGCAAACACATTATCGCTTCTACGATGGATGGTAAGGTAGTGTTGCTGGAAGTGAAATAG
- a CDS encoding ribonuclease H-like YkuK family protein → MIWRKFNGDPLELPVYDAVEAAIKRESDKGYHLKVCIGTDSQVKGSETEFATVIVFLREGHGGFMFIHNEKTKQQYSIKERMLVEVGKSIEIAYDLCHLFTQYDVDMEVHADINTNPHFKSNDALKEAMGYILGMGFAFKAKPEAFASSSCANKVVN, encoded by the coding sequence ATGATCTGGAGAAAGTTTAACGGCGATCCGCTTGAATTACCCGTCTATGATGCTGTGGAAGCAGCCATCAAACGTGAAAGCGACAAAGGTTACCACCTCAAGGTGTGCATAGGCACCGACTCCCAGGTAAAAGGTTCCGAGACAGAGTTTGCTACTGTTATTGTATTCCTGCGTGAAGGACATGGAGGTTTCATGTTCATTCACAATGAGAAAACAAAACAGCAGTATTCCATTAAGGAACGCATGCTGGTAGAGGTAGGCAAGAGCATTGAAATAGCCTACGATCTCTGCCATCTTTTTACGCAGTATGACGTAGATATGGAAGTGCATGCAGACATTAATACCAACCCGCATTTCAAGAGCAATGATGCCTTGAAAGAGGCCATGGGGTATATACTGGGGATGGGCTTTGCCTTCAAGGCCAAACCGGAAGCCTTTGCCAGCAGTAGCTGCGCCAATAAAGTGGTAAACTAA
- a CDS encoding DNA polymerase III subunit gamma/tau codes for MDKFIVSARKYRPQAFDTVVGQGHITTTLKNAIKNQQLAHAFLFCGPRGVGKTTCARILAKTINCTNVGADGEACNQCHSCTSFNEGTSMNIHELDAASNNSVDDIRTLVEQVRFAPQAGRYKVYIIDEVHMLSSSAFNAFLKTLEEPPPYAIFILATTEKHKILPTILSRCQIFDFKRITANDTVEHLQDICKKEEINAEKSALHLIAQKSEGCMRDALSIMDKIVSFTNGVVSYQNTLEHLNILDADYYFKLMQCMQQQDLGGAMLLYDDIDRKGFEGDLVLNGFAEFIRNLLVCKDEKVANLLQVVESFKDRYIATSKQVSVAYLISALNILNETEINYKAARNKRLHVELALIKLAYLQQAVELASDGLVKKKLIDEAKPVAFKSLGVVKQQPESKSQKPEASKQAAGHEAKLIIETKEGVSGEKRVASGQAAVGNQQAISKASATSNQQTATATGQPVINQPAAPKEPETQNTKPGTTSSKLGSLNALRQQFVGKAIESAGDPIPLSQDRLHECWRQFALQLKEAKNPANQSFLMATLVIQDHQTFEVVTNNNLEQKFIEGERRVLSEYLQQVFNNRQLLFTIVVNENAIAPEEPTERPATLREKYQHIVEQYPLVKELRDRLKLEVDN; via the coding sequence ATGGATAAGTTTATTGTTTCCGCCAGAAAATACAGACCACAGGCTTTTGATACCGTTGTAGGACAGGGACATATTACCACTACCCTGAAAAATGCCATTAAAAATCAACAGTTGGCGCATGCCTTCCTGTTTTGTGGCCCGCGGGGTGTGGGCAAAACCACCTGCGCCCGTATATTGGCCAAAACCATTAACTGTACCAATGTGGGCGCCGATGGCGAGGCCTGTAATCAGTGCCACTCCTGTACCTCCTTTAATGAGGGTACTTCCATGAATATCCATGAGCTGGATGCCGCCAGTAACAACTCGGTGGATGATATCCGCACCCTGGTAGAACAGGTGCGTTTTGCTCCACAGGCCGGCCGGTACAAGGTGTATATCATTGATGAGGTGCACATGCTCAGCTCTTCGGCCTTCAACGCTTTCCTGAAAACGCTGGAAGAGCCGCCCCCCTACGCCATTTTCATCCTGGCTACCACCGAGAAGCACAAGATCCTTCCTACGATCCTGAGCCGTTGCCAGATCTTCGATTTCAAGCGCATTACCGCCAACGATACCGTAGAGCACTTACAGGATATCTGCAAAAAAGAAGAGATCAATGCAGAAAAATCTGCCCTGCACCTCATTGCCCAGAAGAGTGAAGGCTGTATGCGTGATGCCCTGAGCATCATGGATAAGATCGTGAGTTTTACCAACGGCGTGGTCAGCTACCAGAACACACTGGAGCACCTGAATATATTGGATGCCGACTATTATTTCAAGCTGATGCAATGTATGCAGCAGCAGGACCTGGGCGGCGCTATGCTGTTGTATGATGATATAGACCGCAAAGGTTTTGAAGGCGACCTGGTGCTGAATGGCTTTGCTGAATTTATCCGCAACCTGCTGGTATGTAAAGATGAAAAGGTGGCCAACCTGCTGCAGGTAGTAGAGAGTTTTAAAGACCGCTATATAGCAACCTCCAAACAGGTATCGGTAGCTTACCTCATCAGTGCCCTGAATATATTGAACGAGACAGAGATCAATTATAAAGCGGCCCGTAATAAACGGCTGCATGTAGAGCTGGCGCTGATCAAACTCGCCTATCTGCAACAGGCGGTAGAGCTGGCCAGCGATGGCCTTGTTAAAAAAAAACTGATTGATGAAGCAAAACCGGTTGCTTTCAAGAGCCTGGGCGTAGTGAAACAGCAGCCGGAGTCTAAAAGCCAGAAGCCAGAAGCTTCCAAACAGGCTGCAGGACATGAGGCGAAGCTGATTATTGAGACGAAAGAAGGGGTAAGTGGTGAGAAGCGAGTGGCAAGTGGGCAAGCGGCAGTTGGCAATCAGCAAGCCATATCTAAGGCATCAGCCACCAGTAACCAGCAAACAGCAACTGCTACCGGTCAGCCAGTGATCAATCAGCCAGCCGCACCTAAAGAACCCGAAACACAAAACACAAAACCCGGAACCACGTCTTCCAAACTGGGTTCACTGAATGCGCTCCGGCAGCAATTTGTGGGCAAAGCCATAGAAAGCGCCGGCGATCCTATTCCCCTCAGCCAGGACAGGCTACACGAATGCTGGCGGCAGTTTGCCCTGCAATTGAAAGAGGCCAAGAATCCCGCCAACCAATCCTTCCTGATGGCCACGCTGGTGATACAGGACCACCAGACTTTTGAGGTGGTCACGAATAATAACCTGGAACAAAAGTTCATTGAAGGCGAACGCCGCGTATTATCAGAATACCTGCAACAGGTGTTTAACAACCGGCAGTTGCTGTTCACGATCGTAGTTAATGAGAACGCTATTGCGCCGGAAGAACCCACAGAACGCCCGGCTACCCTGCGCGAAAAATACCAACATATTGTAGAGCAGTATCCCCTGGTCAAGGAACTGCGCGACCGCCTGAAGCTGGAAGTGGATAATTAG
- a CDS encoding ABC transporter permease has protein sequence MFTNYFKTAWRNIVKNKLSSFINIGGLAVGIGVSMLIGLWIWDELSFDQNHTNYDRIAQVEQHVTNNGEVQTVPVVPYPLAEELRKNYGGDFTRVVLGGGGGDHLLAVGDKKLKQPGNYFEPAITEMLTLKMVKGTRDALKDPTSIILSQSAAQAFFGDKDPMDQVIKIDNKMDAKVAGVYEDLPDNSSFAALHFMGAWDLYFNNTPWIKTIQDPWRPNAFQIYVQLAENADLDKVSLKIKDEKLKNVNAQLAKKKPALFLHPMSKWHLYSYFKDGMNIGGRIKYVWLFGIIGIFVLLLACINFMNLSTARSEKRAKEVGIRKAIGSLRIQLIGQFFSESILVVAFSFLLSLIFVLALLPFFNEVAGKKIVMPWSNPLFWILGLVFCLITGLIAGSYPAFYFSSFKPVKILKGTFKAGKWAAVPRKALVIVQFTTSVTMIIGTIIVFRQIQFAKNRPIGYEGNGLVSLHMVTTAIHDHFNVVEAELKKTGTILSMTETDNPVTETWQTSSGFDWKGKDPNLSVDFPVINTSYNYGKTIGWELAAGRDFSKDFASDSVGLILNEAAVKFMGLQNPVGETIMRFGEPFKVVGVVKDIIMQSPYEQIRPSVFRLGDYAQSFVLIRINPAVSAKDALGSIETVFKKMNPEQPFEYQFVDEEYARKFGDEERVGKLAGFFAILAIFISCLGLFGMASFMAEQRTKEIGIRKVLGASVLNVWRLLSKDFVVLVIVSLFIAIPLAYYFMHNWLQGYQYRTAMSWWIFAASGTGALLITLLTISFQAIKAALANPTKSLKTE, from the coding sequence ATGTTCACCAATTACTTTAAAACTGCCTGGCGAAACATTGTTAAGAACAAACTCTCTTCTTTTATCAATATCGGTGGGCTGGCTGTTGGCATAGGTGTAAGTATGCTCATCGGCCTTTGGATATGGGACGAATTATCCTTCGACCAAAACCATACAAATTATGACCGCATTGCACAGGTAGAGCAACACGTAACCAATAATGGTGAAGTGCAGACCGTACCAGTAGTGCCCTACCCGCTGGCCGAAGAGTTGCGCAAAAATTATGGTGGCGACTTTACCAGGGTTGTACTGGGTGGCGGCGGTGGAGATCATCTCCTGGCGGTAGGTGATAAAAAGCTGAAACAGCCGGGTAATTATTTTGAGCCGGCCATTACTGAAATGCTTACGCTGAAAATGGTCAAGGGCACAAGAGACGCATTAAAGGACCCTACCTCCATTATATTATCTCAATCTGCAGCACAGGCATTCTTTGGAGATAAAGACCCGATGGACCAGGTGATCAAAATTGATAATAAGATGGATGCAAAAGTAGCCGGTGTGTATGAGGACCTGCCTGATAACTCTTCCTTTGCTGCCCTGCATTTTATGGGGGCCTGGGACCTTTATTTCAATAATACTCCCTGGATAAAAACGATACAGGATCCCTGGCGGCCCAATGCCTTCCAGATCTATGTTCAGTTGGCAGAAAATGCCGATCTGGACAAAGTATCCTTAAAGATCAAAGACGAAAAACTAAAGAATGTCAATGCGCAACTGGCGAAGAAAAAGCCTGCACTTTTCCTGCATCCGATGAGTAAATGGCATTTGTATTCTTACTTTAAGGATGGCATGAATATCGGCGGCAGGATTAAGTATGTATGGCTGTTTGGGATTATTGGCATATTTGTATTGCTGCTGGCTTGTATCAATTTTATGAACCTGAGCACCGCCCGTTCGGAAAAGCGCGCCAAAGAAGTCGGTATCCGTAAAGCCATTGGTTCTTTGCGCATTCAATTGATTGGACAGTTCTTCAGCGAATCCATCCTGGTGGTAGCTTTTTCATTCCTGCTCTCCCTCATTTTTGTGTTAGCATTGCTTCCCTTCTTCAATGAGGTGGCCGGCAAAAAAATAGTTATGCCCTGGAGCAATCCACTATTCTGGATACTGGGACTTGTATTCTGCCTGATCACCGGTCTTATAGCCGGCAGTTATCCTGCTTTTTATTTCTCCTCCTTTAAGCCTGTTAAAATATTGAAGGGTACTTTCAAGGCAGGTAAATGGGCGGCAGTACCACGCAAAGCATTGGTGATTGTGCAGTTCACTACTTCAGTGACCATGATCATTGGCACCATCATTGTATTCCGGCAGATACAGTTTGCCAAAAACCGTCCCATCGGGTACGAAGGCAATGGCCTCGTTTCCCTGCACATGGTTACCACTGCCATCCATGATCATTTTAATGTAGTAGAAGCTGAACTGAAAAAAACAGGAACGATCCTGTCCATGACAGAGACCGACAATCCGGTAACAGAAACATGGCAAACCAGCAGTGGGTTCGACTGGAAGGGGAAAGACCCTAATTTATCGGTTGATTTCCCTGTTATTAATACTTCTTATAATTATGGCAAAACTATTGGCTGGGAATTGGCGGCAGGCCGTGACTTTTCAAAAGACTTTGCTTCCGATTCCGTTGGATTGATATTGAACGAAGCAGCCGTAAAGTTCATGGGCCTTCAAAACCCGGTGGGCGAAACGATCATGCGGTTTGGGGAACCCTTTAAAGTAGTGGGGGTAGTGAAGGATATTATCATGCAATCACCTTATGAACAGATACGGCCATCCGTCTTCCGCCTGGGCGACTATGCACAAAGCTTTGTACTCATCAGGATCAATCCGGCCGTAAGCGCGAAAGACGCTTTAGGCAGCATTGAAACCGTGTTCAAAAAAATGAACCCTGAGCAGCCTTTTGAATATCAATTTGTAGATGAAGAATATGCCAGGAAGTTTGGAGATGAAGAGCGTGTGGGAAAATTAGCCGGCTTCTTTGCTATACTGGCTATTTTTATCAGTTGCCTCGGGCTTTTTGGAATGGCTTCCTTTATGGCTGAGCAGCGTACCAAAGAGATTGGCATACGCAAAGTGCTGGGAGCATCTGTATTGAACGTGTGGCGCCTGTTGTCAAAAGACTTTGTAGTGCTGGTAATCGTTTCTTTATTCATTGCCATACCCCTTGCTTATTATTTCATGCATAACTGGCTGCAGGGCTACCAGTACCGGACTGCTATGTCCTGGTGGATATTTGCGGCATCAGGAACAGGCGCCTTGCTGATCACCTTATTAACCATTAGCTTCCAGGCCATCAAAGCAGCGCTGGCCAATCCGACAAAGAGTTTAAAGACGGAGTAA
- the yihA gene encoding ribosome biogenesis GTP-binding protein YihA/YsxC: MIIKSAKYLISSPDYAQCPKPDRPEYAFIGRSNVGKSSLINMLTDNQKLAKTSGSPGKTQLINHFEVESLPDKYIPGKTIATPWYLVDLPGYGFAKVSQSQRKQWETMIENYLRKRENLTNIFVLIDSRHAPQKVDLDFVNQLGEWELPFCIVFTKADKESQKEVSKNVKAFLDAMRKTWQFLPPSFVTSAVKKMGRDKILQFIEQCNKTVKEESAE; the protein is encoded by the coding sequence ATGATTATCAAATCTGCCAAATACCTCATCAGTAGTCCGGATTATGCACAATGTCCCAAACCCGACAGGCCGGAATATGCTTTTATTGGCCGTAGCAATGTGGGCAAATCATCGCTGATTAATATGCTGACCGATAACCAGAAGCTGGCCAAGACTTCCGGCTCACCCGGCAAGACACAGCTTATTAATCATTTTGAGGTAGAGAGCCTGCCCGATAAGTATATACCCGGCAAAACAATCGCTACTCCCTGGTACCTGGTCGATTTGCCCGGTTATGGTTTTGCCAAGGTATCGCAGAGCCAGCGTAAACAATGGGAAACGATGATTGAGAACTACCTGCGCAAGCGGGAAAACCTCACCAATATTTTCGTGCTGATTGACAGCCGGCATGCCCCTCAAAAGGTAGACCTTGATTTTGTGAACCAGCTTGGTGAATGGGAATTGCCATTTTGTATTGTATTCACCAAGGCCGATAAGGAATCGCAGAAAGAAGTAAGCAAGAATGTAAAAGCTTTCCTCGATGCCATGCGCAAGACCTGGCAATTTCTGCCTCCCAGCTTTGTAACCAGTGCGGTAAAGAAAATGGGAAGAGATAAAATACTGCAGTTTATTGAGCAGTGTAATAAGACAGTGAAAGAAGAAAGCGCTGAGTGA
- a CDS encoding energy transducer TonB, translating to MNRFLILFIPLLLLTVTDLYSQSMVDYTTKVSDTCWRVDYYVRRGPLFRIESYKDKKKTIAHGRFAFYDDDGWVDSTGFYVNGERNGTWHYYNDKGKLYLSREYNRDVVVSEKKHERVPGSKKEPLKEGEKEAEFTGGLFIWRLYLQKSLRYPREAINARIGGEVRVAFLVDTTGAVQDTWVFRSAEQSLDKESMRLIEVSPSWTPAQQNGRKVKSYKIQPITYKTPK from the coding sequence ATGAACCGATTTCTCATACTGTTTATCCCCCTGCTTTTATTAACTGTAACGGATCTTTATAGCCAGAGTATGGTAGATTATACCACCAAGGTCAGTGATACTTGCTGGCGGGTGGATTATTACGTGCGCAGGGGTCCGCTTTTCAGGATAGAGTCTTATAAAGACAAAAAGAAAACAATAGCCCATGGCCGCTTTGCTTTTTATGATGACGATGGGTGGGTAGACTCGACCGGTTTTTATGTCAATGGAGAGCGAAATGGTACCTGGCATTATTACAATGATAAAGGGAAACTCTATTTGTCGAGAGAATACAATAGGGATGTTGTAGTAAGTGAAAAAAAGCACGAAAGAGTACCGGGTAGTAAAAAAGAGCCTTTAAAGGAAGGGGAAAAAGAGGCTGAATTTACGGGTGGGCTCTTTATCTGGCGACTGTATCTTCAAAAGAGCCTGCGTTATCCGCGGGAGGCGATTAATGCAAGAATAGGTGGTGAGGTGAGGGTCGCGTTTTTAGTAGATACAACAGGCGCGGTACAGGATACATGGGTGTTCAGATCTGCTGAGCAGTCCCTGGACAAGGAAAGCATGCGTCTGATAGAAGTATCGCCTTCGTGGACGCCTGCCCAACAGAATGGCCGCAAGGTGAAAAGTTATAAAATACAACCTATTACTTACAAGACGCCCAAATAA
- a CDS encoding pyruvate dehydrogenase complex dihydrolipoamide acetyltransferase, with translation MAEVILMPRLSDTMTEGVIAAWHKKVGDSVKKGDLLAEVETDKATMELESYKDGTLLHIGTDKGGKLQVNDLLAIIGAPGEDISSLLSGGGAAAPKAEAKKEEPKKEAAPATSNLQPATSNQPATSTQQPALDLANMQEVILMPRLSDTMTEGVIAAWHKKVGDDVKKGDLLADVETDKATMELESYKQGKLLYIGAQKGDKVPVNALLCIIGEEGKVDVDKIVAAAKGGGTVSTPSSQPAKEGAPAAAAQPAAKAEAAQPAATTENGRVKASPLARKLASEKGIDISKVPGSGDGGRIVKKDVDDFKPSAAPAATAAGKQGAAAPAQPAVAGQVSFDDVPVSQMRKTISRRLSEVKFSAPEFYLTMEINMDKAVASRAKLNEIATNKISFNDMVLKACAVALKKHPAINSSWMGDTIRVNHHIDIGVAVAVEEGLLVPVVRFADLKSLSQIAGEVKDFAQRAKAKKLQPSEWEGNTFTISNLGMFGIEEFTAIINPPASCILAIGAINQVPVVKNGQIVIGNIMKVTLTCDHRVVDGATGAAFLQTLQGLLEEPLTMLV, from the coding sequence ATGGCTGAAGTGATCTTAATGCCCCGCCTGAGTGACACGATGACCGAAGGCGTGATTGCGGCCTGGCATAAAAAGGTAGGGGATTCGGTAAAGAAAGGCGACCTCCTGGCAGAAGTAGAGACAGATAAGGCTACCATGGAACTGGAAAGCTATAAAGATGGCACCCTTTTACATATTGGTACAGATAAAGGCGGAAAACTGCAGGTAAATGACCTGCTGGCCATTATTGGCGCTCCCGGCGAAGATATCAGCTCCCTGCTTTCCGGTGGTGGCGCTGCTGCTCCCAAAGCCGAAGCAAAGAAAGAAGAACCTAAAAAAGAAGCTGCTCCAGCAACCAGCAACCTGCAACCTGCAACCAGCAACCAACCAGCAACCAGTACCCAGCAACCAGCGCTCGACCTGGCCAATATGCAGGAAGTGATCCTGATGCCCCGTCTGAGCGATACCATGACAGAAGGCGTAATTGCCGCCTGGCATAAGAAAGTGGGCGATGATGTGAAAAAAGGCGACCTGCTGGCCGATGTAGAGACCGACAAGGCCACCATGGAGCTGGAAAGCTACAAACAAGGTAAATTATTATATATCGGCGCCCAGAAAGGCGATAAGGTACCGGTAAATGCCCTGCTGTGTATCATTGGCGAAGAAGGCAAGGTAGATGTAGACAAGATCGTAGCTGCCGCCAAAGGTGGCGGAACGGTAAGCACACCAAGCAGCCAGCCTGCTAAGGAAGGTGCACCAGCCGCTGCTGCTCAGCCCGCTGCCAAAGCGGAAGCAGCACAGCCAGCCGCTACTACCGAGAATGGCCGCGTAAAAGCTTCTCCCCTCGCCCGCAAACTGGCCAGCGAAAAGGGTATTGATATCTCCAAGGTACCTGGCAGTGGTGATGGTGGCCGTATTGTGAAGAAGGACGTGGACGACTTTAAACCTTCTGCTGCTCCTGCAGCCACTGCTGCCGGCAAACAAGGCGCTGCTGCACCAGCCCAGCCTGCTGTAGCTGGTCAGGTAAGCTTCGACGATGTGCCGGTATCACAAATGCGCAAAACGATTTCCCGTCGCTTATCTGAGGTGAAGTTCTCAGCCCCTGAGTTCTACCTCACCATGGAAATTAACATGGATAAGGCAGTAGCCAGCCGCGCCAAACTGAATGAAATAGCTACCAATAAGATCTCCTTCAACGACATGGTGCTGAAAGCCTGCGCCGTTGCCCTGAAGAAACACCCGGCTATCAACAGTAGCTGGATGGGCGACACGATCCGCGTAAACCACCACATTGATATTGGTGTGGCCGTAGCAGTAGAAGAAGGATTGCTGGTGCCGGTAGTACGGTTTGCCGACCTGAAATCACTGTCGCAGATCGCCGGAGAAGTAAAAGACTTTGCACAAAGAGCCAAGGCTAAGAAATTACAACCTTCCGAATGGGAAGGCAACACCTTCACCATTTCCAACCTGGGTATGTTTGGCATTGAAGAGTTCACTGCCATCATCAATCCGCCTGCATCCTGTATCCTGGCCATTGGCGCTATTAACCAGGTACCGGTAGTAAAGAATGGTCAGATCGTGATCGGCAACATCATGAAGGTTACACTCACCTGTGATCACCGTGTAGTAGACGGCGCCACTGGTGCAGCCTTCCTGCAAACCCTGCAAGGTTTACTGGAAGAACCGCTCACCATGCTGGTATAG
- a CDS encoding TetR/AcrR family transcriptional regulator yields MGISERKEKQKQEIRKMILDASMKLFVEQGFENVSIRKIADLIEYSPTTVYLYFKDKDDILFNLHELGFQKMAEYNEGLWDIKNPLLRLYKMGENYIKFGLSHPEFYDVMFIQRSPMLVVEQSIACEWKSGDVVLGRLKDTLQEAMDKGLIIKGDLNAVSMAIWSLVHGLVSLSIRDRFNKLVPPETVVPMMHQALNWLLETIDLTGKR; encoded by the coding sequence ATGGGTATTTCGGAAAGAAAGGAAAAGCAGAAACAGGAGATCCGGAAAATGATCCTGGACGCCTCTATGAAGCTGTTCGTGGAGCAGGGCTTTGAGAATGTCTCTATCCGTAAAATAGCCGACCTTATAGAATACAGTCCTACAACGGTTTACCTCTATTTTAAGGACAAGGATGATATTCTTTTCAACCTGCATGAATTGGGCTTCCAGAAAATGGCGGAATACAATGAAGGGTTATGGGATATTAAGAATCCTTTGCTGCGCCTGTACAAGATGGGAGAGAACTATATAAAGTTTGGACTTAGCCACCCTGAATTCTACGATGTTATGTTTATTCAGCGGTCCCCCATGCTGGTGGTGGAGCAATCTATAGCGTGTGAATGGAAAAGTGGTGATGTGGTGCTTGGAAGGCTCAAAGATACCCTGCAGGAAGCAATGGATAAGGGACTGATTATCAAAGGGGATCTAAATGCGGTATCCATGGCTATCTGGAGTTTGGTACATGGCCTTGTATCACTATCTATCCGCGACAGGTTTAACAAATTAGTGCCCCCTGAAACAGTAGTACCTATGATGCACCAGGCCCTGAACTGGTTACTGGAAACTATTGATTTGACCGGTAAACGGTAG